Proteins encoded in a region of the Candidatus Methylomirabilota bacterium genome:
- a CDS encoding branched-chain amino acid ABC transporter permease — protein MKCGGFRVSYGSDERIFDTALPIVGLVLLLAGLAVFPPFATTYWMDVLNRIGIAIIGAIGLNILLGFTGQISIGHAAFLAVGAYSTAILEVNVGLPFFLAIPLGALITSGFGLIFGIPSLRLKGLYLAIATLSAHFITTFVIVHWESMTKGVVGLSVPPAVVFGLPLDSDFRIFYLIYALVVPAILFAKNLFRTRVGRAFIAVRDRDVAASVMGVSLLRYKLLAFIVSSFYAGVAGGLMAHHSRILFPDSFTLLVAIDYLAMVIIGGMGSIVGSIFGAIFMTLLPEVLKLTATSLTGIYPQAFGFIASVRDVVFGLAVIFFLMYEPLGLARIWVRFRSYWQLWPYSY, from the coding sequence ATGAAGTGCGGGGGGTTCAGGGTCAGCTACGGGAGCGACGAGCGCATCTTCGACACCGCGCTGCCCATCGTCGGCCTCGTCCTGCTCCTCGCTGGCCTCGCGGTGTTCCCGCCCTTCGCCACCACGTACTGGATGGACGTCCTCAACCGGATCGGCATCGCGATCATCGGGGCGATCGGGCTCAATATCCTGCTCGGCTTCACCGGGCAGATCTCGATCGGGCACGCCGCGTTCCTGGCCGTCGGCGCCTATTCCACGGCCATCCTCGAGGTCAACGTCGGGCTGCCGTTCTTTCTCGCCATCCCGCTGGGGGCCCTCATCACCTCGGGGTTCGGCCTGATCTTCGGCATCCCTTCCCTGCGTCTCAAGGGCCTCTACCTCGCGATCGCCACGCTGTCCGCGCACTTCATCACCACCTTCGTGATCGTGCACTGGGAGAGTATGACCAAGGGCGTCGTCGGGCTGTCGGTGCCGCCCGCCGTGGTGTTCGGTCTTCCGCTGGACTCGGACTTTCGGATCTTCTACCTCATCTACGCCCTGGTGGTTCCCGCGATTCTCTTCGCCAAGAACCTCTTCCGCACCCGGGTGGGCCGGGCCTTCATCGCGGTGCGCGACCGCGACGTGGCGGCGAGCGTGATGGGCGTGAGCCTGCTGCGCTACAAGCTCCTCGCCTTCATCGTCAGCTCGTTCTACGCGGGCGTGGCGGGGGGGCTCATGGCGCATCACTCGCGCATCCTCTTCCCCGACTCCTTCACCCTGCTCGTGGCCATCGACTACCTGGCCATGGTCATCATCGGCGGCATGGGCAGCATCGTCGGCTCCATCTTCGGGGCGATCTTCATGACGCTCCTGCCCGAGGTGCTGAAGCTCACCGCCACCTCGCTCACCGGGATCTACCCGCAGGCCTTCGGCTTCATCGCCTCCGTGCGGGACGTCGTGTTCGGCCTCGCCGTGATCTTCTTCCTGATGTATGAGCCCCTGGGGCTCGCGCGCATCTGGGTGCGCTTCCGCAGCTACTGGCAGCTGTGGCCGTATTCGTATTGA